From the genome of Photobacterium sp. TLY01:
TGTCGATGGATCAGACACCCTGACGATGTCTGAAATTGTGCACTCTTTCTTATGATTGCGTTATGGCTTTGGCTCAGGCCAAAGCCATGTTCAGCAGGTTCGCTATGAAAAAGAAAAAGATGATCACGGCTGTGTTGTTCGGCACAGCGGTCGTGCTGCTTGCCATCTATCATGTTTGGCCAACGCAGCACCCGCATACAGCATCTGACCCGGTTGCCGCCAGACAGGCGCCCGCAGTCAAGACTCAGGTCGTTCCGATGACGACCCAGCCAGAATTCGTGAAACCCGATCCACTGACTCAGAACATCAATGAAGCAGTCGCTGAGCAGAAAGAGATCTCGCTGCCTGTCGATCTGGCAGAGCAGTTTAGCTTGATTTCAAGGGCATACGCCGCTGAGCTGGCTTATCCGTCTTACGCCAGGCCGCTGTCGGCTCAGGATACCCAGTGGCTGGAGCCGAACCGCTATGTGGCGGTGCAGGCGCCCGTCATGGATGGTCATCATACGGCATCGTTATCTCTTGATTCCTTCCGGCATTTTTATCCGGATCCCGTGAGCCTGACAGTGCAGAGCCGTTTGCCGGTCGAGTCAATCTCTGTAGCGCTGATTGATGTCAATACCCATCAAACGCTGGCTGCTGAGCAATCGCCGGGCAATCAGATTGTCTTTGCGCCTGGTGAGAGCTGGCCGTCAGAGATACGTGCCAAAGCAACCATTCACTTCGCAACCGGCTCGGACATACTCACCGCCGATTTTCGCTATTACGTACCGGTCGCTGAAGTTGTTTCAGTCGCAAAACCGGTGCCTGAAGGTGCTGATATGAACATTCCGGTCACTTTGTCGGTCAAGCGGGAGGGGATATACCGTGTCAGAGCCAACCTGTATACACAAAGCGGCAAGCCTGTCGCTGTACTGACGGCCAGACAAAAGCTTTCCGCAGGTGAGCAGACGGTGACACTGAAAGCGCACCACAGTGTCCTGTCCGGTCGGGATGACTATGAACTGAGAACTTTTCAGATCGAAAAAATGTCGGGCTTTCCCGGTGAAGAAACGGAATATGGCATCAGCCCAAAACCGTTCTGGCCCTTAGGCACCTTAGAGGTATCACTGTTAAGTGATGAGCCATATATCCCCACGGCAGAGGAGCAGCAACGCATGCAGTTTTTGCGGTCCGCCGCCTCAGACTGAGGCGGGTGGAATGTCAGAGAGAATCCAGTCAAACAACAAGGACAGGGAAGTATTCGGGGTCACGTTCGGACGCACCAGATAGTAGCGCTTCCCCGAAGGGACACTGTGAGGACTGGGCATGATTAACCGGCCTGTATCCAAGTCCTGCCGGGCCAGTTCCACATCGCCAACCGCAATGCCGAACCCCTGAATCGCGGCACTCACCGTCAGATCCAGAGTCGCGAACCGCTGGTTCTGGATCGCGTGCTGGCCGGCATAGCCCATGTGCGTCAGCCACAGCCGCCAATCGGTATGCTGTGGGGTGGCATGGAGCCAGGTGTACTGGCTGAGCTGCTCCGGCGACACAGGCAACTGGTCTTGCTGAAAGAGCGCAGGCGAGCACATGGGGGATAAGTATTCATCAAACAGGCGAAAAGCTTTCACTTCTTTATGAGGCGGCTGATCGTCATAACAAATGGCGGCATCGAAAGGCTCAGTCGTGAAGTTCACACTGTGCATGATGGCTGAAGTGAGCTCCACATCAATGTCAGGGTGGGCCTGCTGAAATGACATCAGTTTCGGCAGCAACCAGGAAGTAATACAGCTGGGCGCTTTGAGCTTGATTTGCTGTTTTTCATTCGAGACCTGATCAACGGCTTTTTGCAGTTGGGTCATGACATGCTGCACCATAGGTAAAAATGCATGCCCTTTACTGGTCAGCGTCAGTCCGCGGGCATGGCGCTGAAACAGTCTGACTTTCAATTGTTCTTCCAATGCCAGAATCTGCCGGCTGACGGCCCCCTGAGTGACATTCAGGTGCTTGGCGGCCGTCGTAAAGTTTAAGTACTCAGCAGTGATCAGAAAAGCCTGGAGTTCTCGGGTCGATGGTAGGCGCATCAGTCAATCAAACCTCTTAAGCTATGCGTTTTACTCATGGCTAGTATGCCGACTTTTCGATTCTTATTTCAAATTTATTTGTTTAATTTATGTAAATGGAAAATATAAAAACTCTCAGGTTGAATGTTTAATCGTAAATCTGGGCTTAATTCTGTTATTCATGCATTGCGAAGAGGTGTGTTGTGACGTCGCTAGCTACGAAATTAGTTCCAGAGGTAGTAAAAAACCTCATACCCTATCAGTCTGCTCGCCGCATCGGCGGGAAAGGACATATCTGGCTGAACGCCAACGAGCTGGAACAAAGTGAGCGTTACGGCGAATCAGAGAGTTACAATCGTTATC
Proteins encoded in this window:
- a CDS encoding LysR substrate-binding domain-containing protein, which encodes MRLPSTRELQAFLITAEYLNFTTAAKHLNVTQGAVSRQILALEEQLKVRLFQRHARGLTLTSKGHAFLPMVQHVMTQLQKAVDQVSNEKQQIKLKAPSCITSWLLPKLMSFQQAHPDIDVELTSAIMHSVNFTTEPFDAAICYDDQPPHKEVKAFRLFDEYLSPMCSPALFQQDQLPVSPEQLSQYTWLHATPQHTDWRLWLTHMGYAGQHAIQNQRFATLDLTVSAAIQGFGIAVGDVELARQDLDTGRLIMPSPHSVPSGKRYYLVRPNVTPNTSLSLLFDWILSDIPPASV